The Synergistaceae bacterium DZ-S4 genome contains a region encoding:
- the tnpB gene encoding IS66 family insertion sequence element accessory protein TnpB (TnpB, as the term is used for proteins encoded by IS66 family insertion elements, is considered an accessory protein, since TnpC, encoded by a neighboring gene, is a DDE family transposase.) — protein sequence MFDHRGKQIYLICGSTDMRKGIDGLSSIVDLRLVCSSFESAMFIFCNRSRNRVKILEWDHDGFWLYQKRLEKGTFPWPKEDKVKKITLSGDEFSCLLAGTKLRRRLAMDEVVPGLSA from the coding sequence GTGGCAAGCAGATCTATCTCATATGCGGATCTACGGACATGCGCAAGGGAATAGACGGTCTGTCGTCTATTGTGGACCTTCGTCTTGTCTGCAGCTCATTTGAGTCTGCCATGTTCATATTCTGCAACCGGAGCCGCAACAGGGTAAAGATCCTGGAGTGGGATCATGATGGTTTCTGGCTCTATCAGAAGCGTCTTGAGAAGGGAACTTTCCCCTGGCCCAAAGAAGATAAAGTAAAGAAGATAACACTGAGCGGAGATGAGTTTTCCTGTCTTCTTGCCGGAACAAAACTTCGCCGCAGACTTGCGATGGATGAGGTGGTCCCGGGGCTGTCTGCGTAA